In the genome of Stegostoma tigrinum isolate sSteTig4 chromosome 16, sSteTig4.hap1, whole genome shotgun sequence, the window ACAGTCTGTTATACAAATGAAGAGTGACCCCCAGAAAACAAATGAAACAGTGAAGTATCTGggtgtacttgtgcatgaaacataaatgcaaacaaaaaaaagtacgCAGGTGAACTGAATAATTCTAGACTTTATTGCCAAGAAATTGGATTGCAAGCTTAGTAATTGTTAGAACTGTACAGGATGCAGGTGAGCTGAACCTGAAATATTACTTTCTATTTTGCTCCCAATGTTAAACAAAGGATAGATTGGTGTCAGAGGTACTTTAAAAGAGATTCACGAGGCTGATTCTTGGGTGGAAGATTTGTCATATGCAAAATAGCTTAACAGCTTAGTGCTTTATCGTTAAATTTTAGAAGACGAGGAATAAACATTAAAAACTAAAATACTTTAATGAAGGGCGATGGGGAAGATGTTGAGGCTATATTTTCACTATTTGGATCTCAAACTAGGTGCCCTAGCTACAGAAAAATTGGACATTCAGTTAGAGCAGGAATGCAAAGGGATCATTTCTTGCAGAGCTCAGTGAGTCCCTGGAATTCTCCATCTTAGAGACTTGTGATAGTTTGATCACTTAAAGTGTTCAGACAGGAGGTAGATGGATTATTAAAATATCAGTGAGTTGAACACAATGCGCAGTGGACAGGGAAGGCAGTTGAGTACACGGGAAGAACAGGCACCTTAATGTGTGGTTGGGGAGGTTTGAGGGAAGGATAACATACTCCAGCTCAGTTTTCGAATGTTCCAAGAACCAGGTGGAATCGGTCTTCAGGCGCGTGTTTAAATCACCATGAACCTTGGACATAGAAGACAAAAGTTAGTGAAACAACATAGATACTGAGGAAATTAAAATACCTAATTGTTTTGCATAAAAGCTTGGGTTAGGTTAGATCTCGGAAAAAATAATGGGAACAAAACGGATATTGGATAAAATGCTGGTAAGTGTGTAAAAAGTTATTTAAAGATTTAGGAAAATCGAAACTAAAGTATCACACTACTGGGCAAAATATTCCAATCCACCTGCTTGCCGAGAACTAAACACAAGTTTTCTGAACAGGATAATGTGTGCTCCGAACAAATTTTAATCAATCCTTTCAGACACAAAGCTACACACCAGTGGAGCAGGTGAGCCATTAATCCCGGCTTCCTGGATCAGAGTTAGGGGCACGACTACTGCACCAGCAGATCCCTACAGCATCTCCTCCACTGCACCTAGGAAAATTGCTTCACTTGCCTTTGTACGTCCAAAATTTAGCGAATATTTCGAATAGTGGATTTTCCAAAGGACAGTCACCGTTCGTTTGGATGCCACTTCTCAACAGGAAAGCATATAGGTTGCGCCCTCAACTTGCAACATAcaacagcattttgttttcccttttcaGTCAAATTTTGTTACACGTCTCCAACCAAGGCAATGTTCTTTCTGCTCAGTTTTCATTCGGTTCAAAGGCGCAAGTCTACTCTGCATGTGTTCGGCCGTGGTTGGTAATATAATCGCCCATTTGTGCACAGATGGGTAAAAGTAACGGTATCGGTAGAGCAAATGATTAATGAATTAGACCTAATTCCATGGCGTTACAGATATGATCATATTATACAAAGGCAACGAATTTCTGCTGCAGGTTTAACAAACGTGGTTCAGACTTAACTGGTGAATTGCTCATATTTCTGAGCCAGGACAGTTTGAATGCATTTCGGAGTAGAGCTGAAACAGTTTGTAAGACTgataaaaaaattgaaattcatAGCTTTTTTTGGGATAATTATAATTCAAAGATCAAATTGCACTCAATAGATTATTTTAGAAGTGCATTCATCGTCACTAAAAATAAACGAAGCAGCCAAGATGCACTGCCAAAATCTGCAAACAGCGATCCTCTAAAAAAGACGAGGAATCTCCGTTTTCATGCTGATTGAAAGATAATTATTGGCGAGACCTCCAACAATCCCACAGCGcttctttggaaaaaaaacccCGAAACTCTATGGATTACTTAACATCCATTCGAGTATGCAAAATGGCTTTTGTTTAATGTCACATAGGGACATTTGGGTCGAGCAAGATGAGAGTTGATTTATGCACTTGTTCAAATCATGAGAGTCCAGAAGGGAATGCATAATGGCCCATTGACCCCCTGAACTACAGTTCAAAGAACCAGAGCGTACGAAAGCCACGTCACCAAAAATTGTGGTCTAGAtgggagagtgacagagacagacaaaccCATGTTTAGAATGAATAAGGATAGCAGTATTAGTTAACTCTGCATTTGAAAATCAAATGCCTTTTGCTAATTTTCGCATTGCTTGGTACACATGATTTTAGATGTGACATGCACACAGACATTGCAAAGTAACATTGACCACACGAGACTCAAACTTCCAACCGCACTCAAGCGATGTTAACGTCATTGCCACGTCCCTGATAGAAAACAAACTAGAAAGCCGTCTAAGCAGttccgaaacgtaagcttttgtgctccgtggatgctgcttggcctgctgtgttcctccagctccacaccttgttaactcaccAGTTACGAAAGCGCGGAGCTGCTCAGCGCGATCATAATGTCAGCGAGGATGATTTTTTTCTGCCTGACTCTACTCGAGTTTATTCTTGCTGgtaattgctttttttttgattcACGAAACTGTTTTAATTAATTAAAGATTTTTGAAGCAGCTCTTCGTTCCATTAATTAATTCATCTATCTGGTTAAGAACTTAACTCTTCTATCTTTATGCCGAATACGACAGTTaactatgttttattttgtttctgacaGCTGCGGACCACACTTGGTTGAGGGTGACTCAAACGTCTAAAGAAGCAGCTGCGAACAGACGGGAAGACATTACCTTCTACTGTACATTCTCCATTTGTCAGCAAAGTTCAAAGCCAAATGTAATTTGGTGGAAGCAGGTTGGGAATGAACGTGTTCAGATTGAAGCCAGTGGTAGAAAACAATTTGGATTTGAAAATGAAGCAATAGCGTTCCTTAGCTTGCTGCGCGTTGATATCCAAGATTCTGGAGTTTATCACTGCACGGTGAATTACCAAGGAATCGGTCAAAGAAGCGGAACCGGATCCCAGCTATTTGTGCGTGGTAAGTGAGAGCGACACTGtctgaaataatttgaaataacaagaTACCTTCTGATTCCTCATTTCATCAACATTGACACTCAAATCATGTCCGGCGATCATTTACGCAGGGATCTATCCTCGATATTTCTGTTCCcttggaaaaaaaagtaaaattagaCAATCAATATCACAGGTAGAAAATTGCAACGTTTATAAATATTAACAATTTACACTATAATTCTAAAGACATCCTATGCACTATGTGCATTTTTCCGACATACAAAACTTACGATGTACATAGGCGACAAGAAACCGTTATGTCAGTACGATTCGACAACAGCTTTCAGTCCCTGGTATGTTATTGATGTCCTGACTACCCTCAATTATTCTTTCTGAGATTTGAAGACTCCAGAAATTAATTCTCACGTTAATTTCACGTCATAATTTGAAAATCAGCAGGACCTTATTTCATGAAGGAACCTCTGCAAATGAAATGCAGTTTGACAGATACAAGTAGGTAGAATCACTGACctagaataaataaaacaatacaGAGAATCTGTAGCTCCTGAGGTTCAACGGATTCATTGTGTTTTGTCAATTGAAATGCCTTGTTTTTGAAATCCGACTGATACAGTGATCTTGGCGTAATCGGCAATCTGCAACTTCACCGCCATTATGCACTTgagcttaaaaaaaacaccaggGCAGACGAGCACAATTTGTTTTGTTCCTTTCTTGTGCGCTAGCtcaatttaattaatttattcaaGTATGTGACATAAGCATTGCTAAGCATTTTGTAGTTTTGTTCTGCCGAGGAAGGCCAAGTCTTGGATTTGATAATTCAAGTAAAAGTGGATAAAAGCCGCTGCCTGGAGAGCTATTTGTTTAATTAACTGAATGTTTGTACATAAAATTAAGTTGAGAAGAAACTGCACTTCTGAGCATTGTAATTATAGGAAAGCATAGCGTCTGTAAATCAGCCTCAAATTtaacaatttctgatttgttCCAGTAACTTGGCTTTGTTCAATCTCTGCTTGCAGTTGCTCCAGTCCCACTGAAAATTACGCCCAAGTTTCACGAAGAAAATTCACTTGTGTCTTTGACCCTTCTGTGTGAAACAGCTGCATTTCATCCGGAGGATTTCACCCTCGCCTGGTATAAAAACGGGACGAAAACTACAGTCGGTATAAATACGAGCAAGGTGCAGAACAGTGAGGGACTGTATGAAGTATCCAGTTCTTTGGTTGATCCTCATCCTCCCTCAAGTAATCTCAAGTATACCTGTGAAATATCTCACATCTCCCTCAAGACGCCTGCTGTTGTAACCCACAGTATTTCCACATTTGGCGGATTCCAAAAAGGCGAGTTAGTTGCTGTCAGTTTTGTTACGAAATGCATCGTAGAATAGTGCAACGTGTGGGCCTAATCCGCAGTGGTTTCATGGAGATGTATTTAAATGTATTATACTAAGTTGACATCTCTGTTGTAAGAGCATCAAAACTTATTTGGTATTCTATTTCTTTGACTTTTGAAACAGTAATTATGTTCAGAATTGAGCTGATCTATCCATTTGTTTCTTCCCATCATTTTGTCCACGTTCACCTTCtttgcccaagctatgcctacctctttgtaggttacgtggcacaatccctcttctgtacctacactggtcctaaacaTCACtttttcctctgttacattgatgactgcattgccatctccttgtgctcccatgaggagctcgagcagttcatccacttcacccacagactcccacagcgacctagaatacacctcctccctgcaaaatacccaccttcctgcaaaaatgccattccctcctcccaattcctttgtctctgccacatctgctccgaGGATGAGGCATGATGATGACGAGGatgatgtcctcatttttcaaggaccgcaacttccctgctcaatggttgagaatgccctcgacggtgtctcccgcatttcccacaactcatccctcacacatcCTCCCtgcaaaaacaaccaaaacagaatccccctcatcctcatgtaccaccccaccaacctcctgatccaatgcatcatcttccgacacttccgccatctgcaatccgaccccacccttaaagacgtttttcccaccctcatctgctttttggagggaccactctctccatgaatccctcgtccgctccacactcccctccagcgcTACCAcaccgacacttttccctgcaaccacaggaagtgctacacctgcccctacacctcccccttcaccctcatctcaggtcccaagaagactatccacatcaagcagatgttcacctgcacatctgctaatgtggtatgctgatccactgttcctgttgttgcctcatctacatcggggaaaccacgcggaggcttgggggccactttgcagaacacctattctcagttcgcactaaacaactgcacctcccagttgcgaatctTTTCAACTTCCACTCCCGTTCTGcaggtgacatgcccatcctgggcctcctgcagtgccgcaacgatgctacctgaaggttgcaggaacagcgtcctatatttcacttgggaaccctgcagcccaatggtatcaatgtggacttcacaggcttcaaaatctccctcccccactgcatccccaaaccagtcacTTTCTGGATTACCCCAATCCAGAACTTGAAGTGGACAGTTGAGGAAATGCTTGTGATATCATTCCTCTAAATTTAAGAAAGCATAATTAGTAAGTAAGAAAGCTCAAGAACAACAGTATTTTGATTCATGGGGAATTGACTTATCTCATATTCCTACCTTTCCGAAACAGTCCTTTGTGTTCCATAAATTGACAATCTATTCCAGAGATTGATTCAGAATTTGCCATGTTGGATCAAGAATTCACTTCGATATTTAACAGAAATAATCTTTGGCAGTTCAGCTTTTTCATTGTCCTTGAATAGCGCTGTGCAGTTGAAAATATCATCACATTTTAAGCAAAGATCTAAAGTGacaatatttttaatttaatgaTCACATGCAAATAATGTCTTCTTTATCCTGCAGACAGTATCAACAATTCACTGGTCATCTGGTCTTCAGTTCGTTATGTGATTTTCTCGGCGCTTGTTGTAATTCTGTTCGTGTTTGGGACTGCAAAGTACTTGAGGATATCAGAAGTAAGGTCTACTATCAAAGCCTGCTTTTCGCACAGGGCCTGGGTTAATTTGCCATTTCTGGAAAACAAGCAGGATACTTATTAGGGATAAttcgaattggttgaagactgaaaaatgcaatcattttgttcttttttccccCGCAAACGTGGATTGCTCCAAAGCCACTTAAAAACACAAGAAGGTTCTTGGAAACATGAGtgaaccattcagcccctttgggcctgttctgccattcaaagagatcatggctgatgaatgGCTTAACTCTATATCCTTGTCCCTAAatactttgcttaacaaaaataaatcgatcccagatttaaaattaaaattaacttCTATTTGTTGAAAAGTCTTGCAAACATGTGCATAGAAGAGCTTCCTCACATCTT includes:
- the LOC132210669 gene encoding H-2 class II histocompatibility antigen, A-Q beta chain-like; translated protein: MRVEEYVYFSELLKSLKKLCIVKEEYLFHLLLCIWDEFLDKSALVETAADHTWLRVTQTSKEAAANRREDITFYCTFSICQQSSKPNVIWWKQVGNERVQIEASGRKQFGFENEAIAFLSLLRVDIQDSGVYHCTVNYQGIGQRSGTGSQLFVRVAPVPLKITPKFHEENSLVSLTLLCETAAFHPEDFTLAWYKNGTKTTVGINTSKVQNSEGLYEVSSSLVDPHPPSSNLKYTCEISHISLKTPAVVTHSISTFGGFQKGELVAVSFVTKCIVE